One genomic window of Stenotrophomonas lactitubi includes the following:
- the kdpA gene encoding potassium-transporting ATPase subunit KdpA — protein MTEILAILAASLLLAWPLGLYLARVMRGTPMKVDVLFHWIEKPLYKVLGVDPSRSMSWRGYVLAFVLSNVVIAVLTQAVFMTQAWLPLNPDQIPNMRWDTALHTMISFLTNTNQQHYSGQAQLSYFSQMTGITGLQVVTPMMGLALAVATLRALFSRAPKSVTAPVAGDDRQVAVGNYYADVVRLCVRFLLPLCLVWTLLLTSQGVPSTMAGGPQATPIDASAGMAQQKLPLGPVAAMVAAKQLGANGGGWYGPNSSFPLENPTPVSNMLEVIGILLVPMAVIFMIGAFTGRRRFGALVFSCMLGMSLLSTGAMVWSEGHSASAATPLLMEGKEVRFGADGTALWAAVTTQVSNGSVNGMHDSLSPLSGGLAMVNMLVSAIWGGIGCGLQQFIVYLLLGVFLAGLMTGRTPELFGRKLETPQVRLLALLVLLQPITLLLFTAITLAVPGLAGTSNPGFHGISQVFYEYVSAYANNGSGFEGLGDATPWWNLSCSLVLLLGRFPLLIIPLVVAAQLAAKRQAPESAGSLQIETPTFALTLVSVIVILTVLQFMPALVLGPIADHLSLGLH, from the coding sequence ATGACTGAAATTCTTGCCATTCTTGCCGCCAGCCTGCTGTTGGCCTGGCCCCTGGGCCTCTATCTTGCCCGGGTGATGCGCGGCACGCCGATGAAGGTCGACGTGCTGTTCCACTGGATCGAAAAGCCGCTGTACAAGGTGCTCGGCGTCGATCCCTCACGTTCGATGTCCTGGCGGGGCTACGTGCTGGCGTTCGTGCTCAGCAACGTGGTGATCGCGGTGCTGACCCAGGCCGTGTTCATGACCCAGGCGTGGTTGCCGTTGAATCCGGACCAGATCCCGAACATGCGCTGGGACACGGCGCTGCACACGATGATCTCGTTCCTGACCAACACCAACCAGCAGCACTACTCCGGCCAGGCGCAGCTGTCCTACTTCTCGCAGATGACCGGCATCACCGGCCTGCAGGTGGTGACGCCGATGATGGGCCTGGCGCTGGCCGTGGCGACGCTGCGTGCGTTGTTCTCGCGTGCGCCGAAATCGGTCACCGCGCCCGTCGCGGGCGATGACCGCCAGGTGGCGGTGGGCAATTACTACGCGGACGTCGTGCGCTTGTGCGTGCGCTTCCTGTTGCCGCTGTGCCTGGTATGGACGCTGCTGCTGACCAGCCAGGGCGTGCCCTCCACGATGGCCGGTGGCCCGCAGGCCACGCCGATCGACGCCAGTGCCGGCATGGCGCAGCAGAAGCTGCCGCTGGGTCCGGTTGCGGCGATGGTCGCGGCCAAACAACTGGGTGCCAATGGTGGCGGCTGGTATGGCCCGAACAGCAGCTTCCCGCTGGAGAACCCGACCCCGGTGTCGAACATGCTGGAGGTGATCGGCATCCTGCTGGTGCCGATGGCGGTGATCTTCATGATCGGCGCGTTCACCGGGCGCCGTCGTTTCGGCGCGCTGGTGTTCAGCTGCATGCTCGGCATGTCGCTGCTGTCCACCGGCGCGATGGTGTGGAGCGAGGGCCATAGCGCCAGCGCGGCCACGCCGCTGCTGATGGAAGGCAAGGAAGTGCGCTTCGGCGCCGATGGCACCGCGCTATGGGCGGCGGTGACCACCCAGGTCTCCAACGGTTCGGTCAACGGCATGCACGATTCGCTGAGCCCGCTCTCTGGCGGCCTGGCGATGGTCAACATGCTGGTCAGCGCGATCTGGGGCGGCATCGGCTGCGGCCTGCAGCAATTCATCGTGTACCTGCTGCTGGGTGTGTTCCTGGCAGGGCTGATGACCGGCCGTACGCCGGAGCTGTTCGGTCGCAAGCTGGAAACGCCACAGGTGCGCCTGCTGGCCCTGCTGGTGCTGCTGCAGCCGATCACCCTGCTGCTGTTCACCGCGATCACGCTGGCCGTGCCCGGTCTGGCCGGTACCTCCAATCCCGGTTTCCACGGCATCAGCCAGGTGTTCTACGAGTATGTCTCGGCCTACGCCAACAACGGCTCGGGCTTCGAGGGCCTGGGCGACGCCACGCCGTGGTGGAACCTGAGCTGCTCGCTGGTGTTGCTGCTGGGCCGCTTCCCGCTGCTGATCATCCCGCTGGTGGTGGCCGCGCAGCTGGCCGCCAAGCGGCAGGCCCCTGAATCGGCTGGCAGCCTGCAGATCGAAACCCCGACCTTCGCCCTGACTCTGGTCTCGGTGATCGTCATCCTGACCGTGC
- a CDS encoding exodeoxyribonuclease III, translating into MRIISFNANGIRSAATKGFLDWFRGQDADVLCIQETKAQEDQLTDPMFRPDGHHCFYRDAITKKGYSGVAIYSKREPDQVITSLGWAPFDDEGRYIEARFGNLSVVSFYIPSGSSGDLRQGFKFEVMEWLRPILEEWARSGRDYVLCGDWNIVRSALDIKNWKSNQKNSGCLPEERDWLNALCADHGQATDVATGRGWADAYRLLNPTGEDYTWWSNRGAARANNVGWRIDYQFITPGLRDRLRSCSIYRDQRFSDHAPFIVDYDL; encoded by the coding sequence ATGCGCATCATCAGTTTCAATGCCAATGGCATCCGTTCGGCCGCCACCAAGGGCTTCCTCGACTGGTTCCGTGGCCAGGACGCCGACGTCCTCTGCATCCAGGAGACCAAGGCCCAGGAAGACCAGCTGACCGACCCGATGTTCCGCCCGGATGGCCACCATTGCTTCTACCGCGATGCCATCACCAAGAAGGGCTACAGCGGCGTGGCGATCTACAGCAAGCGCGAACCGGACCAGGTCATCACCTCGCTGGGCTGGGCACCGTTCGACGACGAAGGCCGCTACATCGAGGCACGCTTCGGCAACCTCAGCGTGGTCTCCTTCTATATTCCGTCCGGCAGCTCGGGTGACCTGCGGCAGGGCTTCAAGTTCGAAGTGATGGAGTGGCTGCGGCCGATCCTTGAGGAGTGGGCGCGCAGCGGCCGCGACTACGTGCTGTGTGGCGACTGGAACATCGTCCGCTCGGCGCTGGACATCAAGAACTGGAAGTCCAACCAGAAGAACTCCGGCTGCCTGCCCGAGGAGCGCGACTGGCTCAACGCCCTGTGCGCCGACCACGGCCAGGCCACCGACGTAGCCACCGGTCGCGGCTGGGCCGATGCCTACCGCCTGCTCAATCCGACCGGCGAGGACTACACCTGGTGGAGCAACCGTGGTGCCGCCCGCGCCAACAACGTGGGTTGGCGCATCGACTACCAGTTCATCACCCCGGGCCTGCGTGACCGCCTGCGCAGCTGCTCGATCTACCGCGACCAGCGCTTCTCCGACCACGCACCGTTCATCGTGGACTACGACCTGTGA
- the pyrE gene encoding orotate phosphoribosyltransferase, translating to MSDHRHRFLQLALTADALRFGQFTLKSGRLSPYFFNAGRFDSGSLLSQLGACYSDAIDATGIKYDVVFGPAYKGIPLATAMACELAQRGRDLPLSFNRKEVKDHGEGGQLIGADMTGKRVLIVDDVITAGTAIREALAIIRAAGGIPAGIVVALDRQEIASDSDHRSAAQAVAEEAGIPVIAVATLADLLDFASGNPELVGYRQPLEAYRAQYGVRSTR from the coding sequence ATGAGCGACCACCGTCACCGTTTCCTGCAGCTGGCCCTGACCGCCGATGCCCTGCGCTTCGGCCAGTTCACCCTCAAGTCCGGCCGGCTGAGCCCCTATTTCTTCAACGCCGGCCGTTTCGACTCCGGTTCCCTGCTGTCGCAGCTGGGCGCGTGCTATTCCGACGCCATCGACGCCACCGGGATCAAGTACGACGTGGTGTTCGGCCCGGCCTACAAGGGCATTCCGCTGGCCACCGCGATGGCATGCGAGCTGGCCCAGCGCGGCCGCGATCTGCCGCTGTCGTTCAACCGCAAGGAAGTGAAGGACCATGGTGAAGGCGGCCAGCTGATCGGCGCCGACATGACCGGCAAGCGCGTGCTGATCGTCGACGACGTGATCACCGCCGGCACTGCCATCCGCGAGGCGCTGGCGATCATCCGCGCTGCGGGCGGCATTCCGGCCGGCATCGTGGTGGCCCTGGACCGCCAGGAGATCGCCTCGGACAGCGACCATCGCTCCGCCGCACAGGCCGTGGCCGAAGAAGCCGGCATCCCGGTGATCGCCGTAGCGACGCTGGCCGACCTGCTTGATTTCGCGTCCGGAAATCCGGAACTTGTAGGCTACCGGCAGCCGCTGGAGGCCTATCGCGCCCAGTACGGCGTCCGTTCCACGCGCTGA
- a CDS encoding potassium-transporting ATPase subunit F, which yields MSPWLSLLCGVLVLVAAAYLLYVVLRPESF from the coding sequence ATGTCCCCCTGGCTGTCGTTGCTGTGTGGCGTGCTGGTGCTGGTTGCCGCCGCCTATCTTCTTTATGTCGTGCTGCGGCCCGAGTCGTTCTGA